GTCGATAGAGACCATACCGCCAGGTGATGCGTTCGGACTCGGTCCAATTGCTGGCGGAGATGCCCGGATCAAACCCTTCATCGAACGGGCCATAGAAGGCATCCATGTTGTAGGAGCGTTCGAGGAATGGCAGGAAGCCCTGGTAAGTGTTGTTGGACATGCCGATAGGCTTCACCTGGTTGCCGATCCGCACGTTTCCGAGCACGGGCACTTCACGAAGCTGAACCCAGACGTTGGCGGGGAAGGGGCTGCCTGCAATATTACTTTGAGTAGGGTTCTGCTCGCCCTTGTTGTCGTTGACGGCATTGGCCAAATCGTATTCGATGCAGTAGTCGAACATCTCGTAGATGGTGCCATCCGCTTTAAACCTTCCCCGACGCAGCAGCGAAACACCATCATTAAGAGTACTGGTCGCATTGCCTGAAGGTTGAGCAATCACACCTTGCGGCGCGATGAGCCAAACGGAATCCCACTGAAGATTGCCACCCACATGCAGGTTGAACTGGTTGTCATCGGACATGAATCGCAGGCCATGGTCCCAGTAGGGATTGAGCGGGATACGTCCTGAAGAAGCGGGCGGGCATACTGTGGTAGCACAACCCGGTACGCTCGTTTCTGCAAATAGTGTTTCCGTTCGTGACGGTGTTGGGGCTGGGCTCCCGGGAAGTGGCGACTGAACCACAGTCGATTGTCCATGTGCGCTCGATAGGGCGAGCCAGGTAAAGCCAATGACTGCCAGGGACCGCTTGCTTCTGGAGAAAATAGCCACGGGCAACACCTGTATTGGTAATCTGGAGAAACCAGGGAATCATTGACGATAGAAACGAAGATGCGAGTCGATGGTATTTACATCGACATCCATTGAGAATTTCTTTTCAAGTTTTCGCTGACGATAGGTTACTTCAGCAGGGCGATCAGCAAGCTCATTAAGAAAAAGCCGACGTGATCGTACCCGGCATCTATAACGAAGAGCCGCAAACTCCAGCCGGAGAAGGCGTAGTGCCTGGCCGTTGCTGAAGCAGTCACGGCATCACCCGGCAATAGGGTGGTGATGAACGCGGCGAGAGTTTTAATCCGAGGCATCACCCAGCGATGCAAGAAAAACCGGTGAAATCTATTGAGATTGCGAGATGGTGTCGATGAGAACTGGAAAGTAATGATAGATGGTTAACTGCGAATCTGGGAATTGTTGAATTGAAAGAATTCAATCCCAAACCGATAACCCATACCGATTCTGCTGATTACACCATTTTCTTGTCAGAAAACGCTTGGCGAAACGGCTTTGTACGGCTAGGCTTGTGTTGCGTGCCCTGCTTGAACAGTTAGAATGGTGAGACATGGCGACAGACATTGCCGATCTAGCTCCTGTTCGTCAGGCAGTTGCAAAAACACGGGTGGAGGCGGCAGCGCGGACGCCAGCCACAACGTCAGTACGGCCCAGGGGAATTGTCGTGCCGTTCATGAAGAAATTTTGTCTCACTATTTTGGGTATAGCAGCCTTTATGACGCTGCTGTTCCTGCTTGATTTATTTGTCGGTTTTCCCTTCGCCGGGGCCAGCATCACTCTTGATATTTTTGGCATTCTGGGCGGAGCAGTAGTAGGTTACCTGGCGTGGGATTCGTCGAGAGAGATACGGTAGCAGAGCATGGTTACGCTGAGTACAGCGAAACCATGGCACCCAACATAAAAAACTATCAATAAGGTGCAGGCATCGTAGCGCTTTTCAGCCAGGCACTATACCACATATTTGCAGTGAATTGAGTAGAACGGCAAGTGTGTTTCATGATAAATGCCCGGCTTTCTTCGGTCGGTTTATCGAAACCACCTGACAAGTCGATTTCATAACAGCGTTCCACGTTGTGATGTGAGTCCTGAATAATTTCCAATGCATGTTGCCATGGATCATCGAGTTTGGAGACAACAATGCCTCGTGACAGTTCTTCAGCAGTAAAATTGAAGTTCTCGGGGAAGCCATCAATCTTGGCGTGAATGCCTTTCTGCTTGAACTTGCCATCAAATCCAATTCGTCCATCGTAGTCGCGTGTGGAATGTAAGGGCATGCAGGCATCGCCGGTGTAGTGTGAAAGAATGCCAGCATAGACGAGGCATTTCATGCGAACTGCTTCGTTGTCGGGTTCCTTGCGATAATCGTAAAAGGCACAAGCTAACCGGTCATAATGCTCCATCAGTGCATAAGGCAGGTAGCCTGCTTTTTCTGGAGTGACTCCGCGCTTTTTGGAAACATCGAGTGCCTTGAAGCGATCTCGAGGCAGTGTTTCACCACTAAATTCTTCCAGATCGATGTAATGATCGGGTGCTTCGGTGATGCGAAGAAATTCTGCTCCCTTGTTTTTGAACCGGTCAGGCTCACCCGCGAGATGATTCAGTGTTTTGCCACCGGCCCGGAAGAACGCAGGCATATCTTCAGGCAAAACCATGCAGGCAGCTTCCGCGATGGTACCATGAGCCTTCACCCACCAGGCTGGGCAGGTATTTGCCATGCAAACCAGCAACAAAATGAGGCAAACCAGGCAATGCGTGGGCAAGCGTTTCATAGTGTTTCCAGCATATCTGTGAGTAAAAGGCCTGAAGTTGACAGACTACCAATCAAGGATAAGTGACTGTATTTCACATGGATTTAGTGTAACACGCAATTGCCAGACAGAATTACCATAGGTATCGTATCAAGCTGGGCATATAAAGAATTCTCTGTCTTTGCGAAAGTTTGGTGAAGCCTCTCCATGCGTTTTCAACTGGTTGACAAGATTATCGAATTGATACCAGGTCAAAGGATTGTCACGGCCAAAAACCTGACGCTGGGTGAGGAATATCTGGCAGATCATTTTCCCATGTTTCCGGTACTGCCTGGTGTTTTAATGCTGGAAGCACTGGTGCAGTCAGCAGCCTGGCTGATTCGTGCCAGCTCTGATTTCAAGCACAGTGTGATTGTGCTTCGCGAAGTGAAAGGGATCAAATACGGTTCTTTTCTGGAACCCGGTCAGCAAATGAAAATCACGATCGACGCAACTGCTAGTGGAATAGATCCCCAAGCAGAACTACTTACTTTCAAGGGTCAGGGAGAACGGGACGGAACCAGTGTTGTCAATGGACGCATAGTTCTCGCGAGGTATAACCTGGCAGACAAGAATCCCGTCTATTCATCGGTCGATCAAAAACTCATTCAAGGCTATCGGCTCGAATTTGCTCGATTGTGGCCTGGAAAATAGAAACACGGAGATGCAGATATGCGATTAGCTGGAAAAGTAGCAGTTGTGACAGGTGGCGCACGTGGCATTGGGAAAGCCATTAGTCTGGCTTACGCTGCAGAAGGAGCTAAGGTTGCCATCGTATATCGAGGCAGCAAAGAAGCAGCAGATGCACTGGTGAGCGAGATTGCAGGCAAAGGCGGTTCAGCCAAGGCATATCAATGTGATGCTTCCGACAGAACAGCAGTAAATAGTTGTGTCGAGAACATTCTGAAGGACATGAATCAGATCGATATCCTGGTGAACAATGCTGGGGTGATCAAAGATGGCCTGTTTCTTCGCATGGAACCGGAACATTGGGACCTGGTGGTAAACACCAACCTGGGTGGCACCTTTAATTTCACCAAGCCAATCGTCGAAGCCATGTTCCGCGTACGTAAAGGTAGAATCATCAACATTTCCAGCGTGGCGGCAGACCGCTTCAACAAGGGGCAATGTAATTACTCGGCGAGTAAAGGCGCAATCAATGCATTTACCAAAGCCTTGGCAGTAGAAGTGGCAAGTCGTGGCATCAATATTAACGCTATTGCCCCTGGCTTTATCGAAACGGATATGAGCGAAACTGTTCGTAACCTGGCAGGCGATACCATCAAGAATGCGATTCCCATGAAGCGTTTCGGCAAGCCTGAAGACATTGCCAAAGTGGCAGTTTTTCTGGCTAGTGATGAAAGTGCTTACATGACCGGGCAGGTACTGACGGTCGACGGAGGACTCGGTTTAGGCGCGATGGCTGGCTAATTCGTTTGCCAGTCAAGAGTTGAGTCGATAGACTGTCTGCCCAGTGCTTGATAATGATTGAGTTAGAACTGAGGAGTTATGCCATGTCGATGACGAAGGAAGCAATTTTTGAGAAAGTCAAAGCCACACTGGCAGACTCACTCAATGCTGACCCGGAAGATATCAAGCCTGAAGCCAGGCTTGCAGCAGATCTGGGTGCAGAATCAATTGATTTTCTGGATATTGTGTTTCGGTTGGAGCGTGGTTTCAATACGAAGATTCCTCGCGATGAACTGTTCCCCGAAGCAATTTTCCAGCAGGATCCCAAGTTTGTGAAGGATGGCATGGTAACGCCGGATGGCCTCAACGAATTGAAAGCCAAGCTTCCCTTTGCTGATGTCGACAAGTTTGCCAAGAATCCACAGGTGAAAAACCTCGGTGATTTGTTCACGGTGGACATGGTAACCAGTTTCATTGAACACAAGCTGAAAGCTGGCAGTTAATCATGCGTTGGATGTGGATTGATCGATTTACCGAGTTTGAATCCAGAAAATCGGCCAAGTCAGTAAAAAATCTGAGCTTGGCCGAAGATCATTTTGCCCAGCATTTTCCTGGTTATCCTGTCATGCCTGTCAGTCTGATGCTGGAAGGATTGGCGCAGACCGGTGGGATTCTCGTTGGTGAAGCTAACAACTTTCAGGAAAAGGTGGTATTAGCCAAGATTGCCAATGCGAAATTCGAGCGGGAAGCGCTGGCGGGTGAAACACTGATCTACTCAACGAACATTGTGGATCTAAGGCCTGAAGGCGCTACCATTCAGGGCGAAGTACATTCCGATGGTGTAAAGATCGGACAAGCCGAAATCATGTTCATGCATCTGGATAAAGCCCGTTCCGGAGCGATCTTTGGTGACAAAAATTTCGTTTTTGCAGGCGATTTAGGAAATATGCTGGGTTTGTCCCGGTTAAAAAACAACCAGACAACTCCAAGCGCATAAGCATTTCTGCTAATATGAATGCGTGTTTAAGCAATCTTGAGATAACCTTGGCATCCTTTCTATGGCCACTTCACCACGTCGTATTGTCATCACCGGATTTGGGTTAGTTACACCGATTGGCATGGGGCGCGAAGGTACCTGGCAGGGATTACTTGCTGGCAAAAGTGCGGTTAAAACCATCCAGTCATTTGATGCCAGTGGATTAATGGTGCAAGTTGCAGCTGAATTACCCGGTTTTGATGCCAAAAATCTGGTTGACAAAAAAGACCGCAAACAGCTGAGAACGATGGGTAAGGCCATTCAAATTGGCTTTGTCGCCGGTTCGTTGGCTTTGCAGGACGCAGGGATCAAGGCAGGAGAGTTTGATCCAACTAGATTAGGAATCAGTTTTGGTGCGAGTACCATATCATCGGAGCTTGATGAGTTAACTCCAGCTGCGGTGAAGACGGTTGATCCTGTAACCAATTCGGTCAACATGAAAATATGGGGTAACGAAGGATTGCCATTGATGCCTCCCTTGTGGTTGCTGAAGTATTTGCCTAATTTTGCAGCAGCTCACATATCCATTCTCAACAATGCTCAGGGCCCCAGCAATTCGATAACTATGGGGGACGTAGCAGGCAATCTATCAGTTGCGGAAGGACGGCGAATTCTGCAGCGGAATATTGCTGACATCATGCTGACGGGTGGAAGTGACAGCCGTATCAGCCCGCTCAGCATTGCCCGAATGCAGATTTTCTACCCGTTTTCGCATCAGACGGATTCTCCTGAAACAGTGTGCAGGCCATTTGACAGCAAGCGATCTGGCGTGGTGTTAGGCGAAGGTGCAGGAATTTTGGTGCTGGAAGAGTTAGAGCATGCCCGAAAACGACAAGCTACCATCTACGCTGAAGTAGTTGGTTCAGGCGATGCTTGCGATTTCGACATGGATGGTACTGGAATCGCCCAAGCCATCCACGCTGCAATGAAAGATGCGAACATCACTGCACATGACCTCGATCATATCGTAGCCCAGGGATTCAGTGAATCGAAGATGGACATTGCAGAGGCTCAGGGACTTAAACGAGCCTTTGGTTCAGCTTGTCCACCAGTGTTGGCACTCAAAGGGTACTTTGGTAATACGGGAGCAGCTTCAGGCAGCATAGAAACAGCGATAAGTGCGTTGGCATTGCAGCATGGCATCCTGCCAGCATCAATCAATTATGAGAACCCAGACCCTGCCTGCCCTGTGCCTGTAGTTACCCAAAAACGTCCGGTAAGCAAAGATTACTCGTTGAAAATTAACTTTTCAGACATGGGACAATGCTCAGTAATTGTCCTGAAACGATGGAAAAACGTTTAACAGTTGTAATACCACTTTTTGGCTTGGTTAGGTAGTTTTTTCTCGCCAAAGTATGGTAGAAACACTAAAAAAAAGGATTATTGGGTAATGCTTATTTCATTGCCACAATTAATTTCCAAGTGCTTGGAATCCCTTGAATGAGCCATAGGCGTGTTGTCATAACAGGTATGGGGGTCATTTCACCACAAGGTGAAACCGTTGATGGCCTCTACCGGGCACAAATCAACGGCAAATCTGCTGTCGGGTATATCACACGTTTTGATGCTTCCAGTCTACCTACCCGAATAGCTGCAGAGTGTCGTAACTTTAAATTGGATAAATATTTAAAAGCCAACGACCGTATCAAATCTGCAGGGCTGAATACACAATTCGCCTTGGCAGCCACGCATGCTGCATTAAGCGATGCAGGACTGAATGATAAGCAGAGCAAGTTTTCCCGAATCGGTGTTTATCTGGGAGCTGGTGAAGGCAGACAGGATTTCGAACGGCTGATGCCACTCCTATATAG
The sequence above is drawn from the Planctomycetia bacterium genome and encodes:
- a CDS encoding beta-ketoacyl-[acyl-carrier-protein] synthase family protein produces the protein MATSPRRIVITGFGLVTPIGMGREGTWQGLLAGKSAVKTIQSFDASGLMVQVAAELPGFDAKNLVDKKDRKQLRTMGKAIQIGFVAGSLALQDAGIKAGEFDPTRLGISFGASTISSELDELTPAAVKTVDPVTNSVNMKIWGNEGLPLMPPLWLLKYLPNFAAAHISILNNAQGPSNSITMGDVAGNLSVAEGRRILQRNIADIMLTGGSDSRISPLSIARMQIFYPFSHQTDSPETVCRPFDSKRSGVVLGEGAGILVLEELEHARKRQATIYAEVVGSGDACDFDMDGTGIAQAIHAAMKDANITAHDLDHIVAQGFSESKMDIAEAQGLKRAFGSACPPVLALKGYFGNTGAASGSIETAISALALQHGILPASINYENPDPACPVPVVTQKRPVSKDYSLKINFSDMGQCSVIVLKRWKNV
- a CDS encoding beta-hydroxyacyl-ACP dehydratase, which gives rise to MRWMWIDRFTEFESRKSAKSVKNLSLAEDHFAQHFPGYPVMPVSLMLEGLAQTGGILVGEANNFQEKVVLAKIANAKFEREALAGETLIYSTNIVDLRPEGATIQGEVHSDGVKIGQAEIMFMHLDKARSGAIFGDKNFVFAGDLGNMLGLSRLKNNQTTPSA
- a CDS encoding acyl carrier protein, producing MTKEAIFEKVKATLADSLNADPEDIKPEARLAADLGAESIDFLDIVFRLERGFNTKIPRDELFPEAIFQQDPKFVKDGMVTPDGLNELKAKLPFADVDKFAKNPQVKNLGDLFTVDMVTSFIEHKLKAGS
- a CDS encoding 3-oxoacyl-ACP reductase FabG, which encodes MRLAGKVAVVTGGARGIGKAISLAYAAEGAKVAIVYRGSKEAADALVSEIAGKGGSAKAYQCDASDRTAVNSCVENILKDMNQIDILVNNAGVIKDGLFLRMEPEHWDLVVNTNLGGTFNFTKPIVEAMFRVRKGRIINISSVAADRFNKGQCNYSASKGAINAFTKALAVEVASRGININAIAPGFIETDMSETVRNLAGDTIKNAIPMKRFGKPEDIAKVAVFLASDESAYMTGQVLTVDGGLGLGAMAG
- a CDS encoding beta-hydroxyacyl-ACP dehydratase is translated as MRFQLVDKIIELIPGQRIVTAKNLTLGEEYLADHFPMFPVLPGVLMLEALVQSAAWLIRASSDFKHSVIVLREVKGIKYGSFLEPGQQMKITIDATASGIDPQAELLTFKGQGERDGTSVVNGRIVLARYNLADKNPVYSSVDQKLIQGYRLEFARLWPGK